In Salinibacterium sp. ZJ70, one DNA window encodes the following:
- a CDS encoding Ig-like domain-containing protein: MPRGIILKTVATVAVLGVVGTAAVVAQGFDAQQVPQLETSVWVTRDAGQYGRVNTELAEIDTVRAVGDPSAILQSGSRGYVFSQGFSQMWAIDAASPGDLVSADDAVAAAGAPAAVATPALTRQVVAAGDFVLFSTETGETYLTRFPGADGSITEPAPVDPFLGMEVAEGETRPRYVADAAAVDASGRVALFSAAEGGVRVYDAISGRFAGEPAAIDDAPQGGPDVSLTFAGGRWVLSDSGAGLLWIEGRGEPVSTGVEDAVIQAASTDDGVVLLADRSGLVGVDVADGSVRELATASGTPAAPVRVGGVSYAAWISDTGAALWSSDTGEIRDLEVEAERLAEADSDLTPVFRSNGHRAALNETATGLVWTLPDGRLVSGDDWAPLEETVQDEGTVEVDDVIDQQPPVSVDDAFGVRAGALVSLPLLLNDHDPNKDDVLTIDAASIQGLDPAFGSVSLVADDQIALVQVGAASGSTTFSYAATDGVLSSAPATVTLTVVPEGQNSAPAWCGVEGCLHPWPVPQMAPGGFAAVSVLPGWVDPEGDIVLLADARADDPSAPVTVVPTSDGRVVVRHTDPNASDAVILITVTVSDAFGEQATMPLEVRVTPSPSLTVEPVVVSAGAGEERRVTIADSVTGGSGSYRLIDAVVLRGSTDAFSVTPQGASGEVELSASQPGEYAASYTVQDTQTLSQQTAIIRFSVQASERPLAAPPLTAFVRAGEDATIDVLASVQNTTGRVLLVQDASATDPQLSVSVIGQSVVRVANLDMQATPGRLGTARVLIADGAGNAVTTTLTVFLLAPTHGVGPIALPDAITVRAGAQIDIPVLANDVSPRGERLLLHPVVEGSGAEDELAFASASRVRYLAPETPGTYTVRYSIYLENDPARVDSATIAVSVLPAGANRAPQPGVLSARVLAGQSVSIPVPTGGNDPDGDPTVLADVEQPKAGEGSVSISATGDTLVYRAPANGVRGGQLSFAYTVRDSVGAEGTGTVRVGVLAADVGDVAPIAYSDYVGVQRGSETDITVRPLLNDRDPLQGTLRLVDIRPNAFSPSAEWDRLEALLDRSLPLDDGRVALRAGDVSGINSYVYTVESSSSRSTAEGLIVLGVSDEPSPDSPHVADTIVTVQTRADLERGIDVVAGKVQWPTGDVDALTLSLWRDVPGFSVDGHRISGSVGREARIVPFELTGEDARGDAVSAFGFLRVPAFDDMRVQLSTGADPVVVDEEKSATFEVADFVDVAPGDDIELRSSGDFSVQRNASTCAPANGDRATYTAGREAPWSDTCSVVVRVAGQSSWSVVPVPIVIVPKDPQAILSPVSRTVPPGESVEIDPLADLTSWEGGRVGNTVDLDFSIQASAPSFDVAFAGGTIVASARADARPGTRESVRVNVSSFGGLTTTVSLVVGIAAPDAPKGATFTKQCDVSAGPCSIAAVGIPGEYDPFAGKSGSGLKLVNVGADGSVNCPIASVSRSDASRMVATWPSGGKPVGGECVVPFTVSDAQERTGQGQLTLDILGYPQTPASVVTEGYGPSSVTLRVSLGEAVHAHPSVSGVAIYENGSRVAAECTPATGSYLCVVSGLVNGAEHVYTARAVNGVGESADTSGHRTWAYDAPVVSSVTAEAVFKRGSTTREVGWVEARIVAAADADRFEIRDSASPDTLLATVARSAETTTAGFLAPVGAGRTIVVTPISRYSPPIGTGNSGLEASTMLAVAGLPRYSGSVTGVTSGSGDTRVVTITSPPLDVNHSTVPVVEKWAAWRTNAGTPTCSLDGDGNPRWQGAGVLTSDTPVVAGLQKNKPYHVGVCGTAGFGEAGLTSGGSSPIVPFDPPSAPAGPITVSVSTSPISSSGPVREFVYRWSAVSVPASPDGHVAWMRVGSGAWTQGPLSDAGPGTPASGEAMYCLEGENPNALASYCGARTPIDVSTSGPPNAVRVTFPTWCVASAQPSDVEVVGASGSQVLVTISGDGTQYLVNWGAPFDTLPELTWSVDLCPVPDPDPDPDPDPEDGP; this comes from the coding sequence GTGCCCCGCGGGATCATCCTGAAGACGGTCGCGACCGTCGCGGTGCTCGGCGTCGTCGGCACCGCCGCGGTGGTGGCGCAGGGCTTCGATGCGCAGCAGGTTCCGCAGCTCGAGACGAGCGTGTGGGTGACGCGCGACGCCGGCCAGTACGGGCGCGTGAACACGGAGCTCGCCGAGATCGACACGGTGCGGGCAGTCGGTGATCCGAGCGCGATCCTGCAGAGCGGATCCCGCGGCTACGTCTTCAGTCAGGGCTTCTCGCAGATGTGGGCGATCGATGCCGCGTCTCCCGGCGATCTGGTGAGCGCGGATGACGCGGTCGCCGCCGCGGGTGCGCCCGCCGCGGTCGCGACCCCGGCGCTCACGCGGCAGGTGGTCGCTGCGGGCGACTTCGTGCTCTTCTCCACCGAGACAGGCGAGACCTACCTCACCAGGTTCCCGGGTGCGGACGGCTCGATCACGGAGCCGGCGCCGGTGGATCCGTTCCTCGGCATGGAGGTGGCGGAGGGCGAGACGCGGCCGCGGTATGTGGCTGACGCCGCCGCGGTGGATGCGAGCGGGCGCGTGGCGCTCTTCTCCGCGGCTGAGGGCGGCGTGCGCGTCTACGACGCGATCAGCGGACGATTCGCGGGTGAGCCCGCTGCCATCGACGACGCGCCCCAGGGCGGCCCTGACGTCTCGCTCACGTTCGCGGGCGGGCGCTGGGTGCTGTCGGACTCCGGCGCGGGCCTGCTGTGGATCGAGGGGCGCGGCGAGCCTGTGTCCACGGGCGTCGAGGATGCCGTGATCCAGGCCGCGTCGACGGACGACGGCGTCGTTCTCCTCGCGGATCGGTCGGGGCTCGTGGGCGTCGACGTCGCCGACGGCTCGGTGCGCGAGCTCGCGACGGCATCCGGAACTCCCGCCGCGCCGGTGCGAGTGGGTGGGGTGTCGTACGCCGCATGGATCTCGGACACCGGCGCGGCGCTCTGGTCGAGCGACACCGGCGAGATCCGAGACCTCGAGGTCGAGGCCGAGCGTCTCGCGGAAGCCGACAGCGACCTGACCCCCGTGTTCCGCAGCAACGGCCACCGTGCGGCGCTCAACGAGACGGCGACAGGGCTTGTGTGGACGCTTCCCGACGGGCGCCTCGTCTCGGGCGACGACTGGGCTCCGCTCGAGGAGACGGTGCAGGACGAGGGCACGGTCGAGGTGGACGACGTCATCGACCAGCAGCCGCCGGTCTCGGTCGATGATGCGTTCGGTGTGCGTGCGGGAGCTCTCGTGTCGCTTCCGCTGCTGCTCAACGATCACGATCCCAATAAGGACGACGTCCTCACGATCGACGCGGCGTCGATCCAGGGTCTCGACCCGGCGTTCGGATCCGTCTCACTCGTCGCCGACGACCAGATCGCGCTCGTGCAGGTGGGTGCCGCATCGGGGTCGACCACCTTCTCGTACGCCGCGACCGATGGGGTTCTCTCCTCTGCGCCCGCGACCGTGACCCTCACGGTCGTGCCCGAGGGGCAGAACTCGGCTCCGGCCTGGTGCGGCGTCGAGGGATGCCTGCACCCGTGGCCGGTTCCGCAGATGGCCCCCGGAGGGTTCGCCGCGGTCTCGGTGCTGCCCGGCTGGGTCGACCCGGAAGGCGACATCGTGCTGCTCGCGGATGCGCGCGCCGACGACCCGAGTGCGCCGGTCACCGTCGTGCCGACGTCCGACGGCCGCGTCGTCGTGCGCCACACCGACCCCAACGCGAGCGACGCCGTCATCCTGATCACGGTCACGGTGAGCGACGCGTTCGGCGAGCAGGCGACGATGCCGCTCGAGGTGCGTGTCACCCCCTCTCCGTCTCTCACCGTGGAGCCCGTCGTGGTGTCGGCCGGCGCGGGCGAGGAGCGTCGTGTGACGATCGCCGACTCGGTGACGGGCGGGTCCGGCTCCTACCGCCTGATCGATGCGGTGGTGCTGCGCGGCTCGACGGATGCGTTCTCGGTCACCCCGCAGGGGGCGAGCGGCGAGGTGGAGCTCTCGGCGTCGCAGCCCGGCGAGTACGCCGCGAGCTACACCGTGCAGGACACGCAGACGCTGTCGCAGCAGACGGCGATCATCCGCTTCAGCGTTCAGGCCTCCGAGCGCCCGCTCGCCGCTCCTCCCCTCACCGCCTTCGTGCGCGCGGGCGAAGATGCGACGATCGACGTGCTCGCCTCGGTGCAGAACACCACGGGACGCGTGCTGCTCGTGCAGGATGCGTCGGCGACCGATCCGCAGCTGAGCGTGAGCGTCATCGGTCAGAGCGTCGTGCGGGTCGCGAACCTCGACATGCAGGCGACGCCCGGACGGCTCGGCACGGCGCGCGTGCTCATCGCCGACGGCGCGGGCAACGCCGTCACGACGACCCTCACCGTCTTCCTCCTCGCACCCACTCACGGCGTCGGACCGATCGCACTTCCGGATGCGATCACGGTGCGCGCGGGCGCGCAGATCGACATCCCGGTTCTCGCGAACGATGTGAGCCCACGCGGCGAGCGCCTGCTGCTGCACCCTGTCGTCGAGGGGTCGGGCGCCGAGGATGAGCTCGCCTTCGCGAGCGCTTCGCGTGTGCGCTACCTCGCGCCTGAGACACCGGGCACCTACACCGTGCGGTACTCGATCTACCTCGAGAACGATCCCGCCCGCGTCGACTCCGCCACGATCGCCGTGAGCGTGCTTCCCGCGGGCGCCAACCGCGCGCCGCAGCCGGGCGTGCTCTCGGCTCGGGTGCTCGCCGGACAGAGCGTCTCGATCCCTGTTCCCACGGGCGGCAATGACCCAGACGGCGACCCGACGGTGCTCGCGGATGTCGAGCAGCCGAAGGCGGGTGAGGGCAGCGTCTCGATCAGCGCGACGGGCGACACCCTCGTGTACCGCGCCCCGGCGAACGGGGTGCGCGGCGGCCAGCTGAGCTTCGCCTACACGGTGCGTGACTCCGTGGGCGCCGAGGGCACCGGAACCGTGCGGGTGGGCGTTCTCGCGGCGGATGTGGGCGACGTCGCCCCCATCGCCTACAGCGACTACGTGGGTGTGCAGCGCGGCTCCGAGACCGACATCACGGTGAGGCCGCTGCTCAACGACCGCGACCCGCTGCAGGGAACGCTGAGGCTCGTCGACATCCGCCCCAACGCCTTCTCGCCCTCGGCCGAGTGGGACCGCCTGGAGGCGCTGCTCGATCGCAGTCTTCCGCTCGACGACGGCCGCGTCGCCCTGCGCGCGGGGGATGTGAGCGGCATCAACTCCTACGTCTACACCGTCGAGTCGTCGAGTTCGAGGAGCACGGCTGAGGGCCTCATCGTGCTGGGTGTGAGCGACGAGCCGTCGCCGGACAGCCCGCACGTCGCCGACACGATCGTCACCGTGCAGACCCGTGCCGATCTCGAGCGCGGCATCGACGTCGTCGCCGGCAAGGTGCAGTGGCCGACGGGTGACGTCGACGCGCTCACCCTCTCGCTGTGGCGCGATGTGCCCGGATTCTCGGTCGATGGGCACCGCATCTCGGGATCCGTCGGGCGCGAGGCGCGCATCGTGCCCTTCGAGCTGACGGGAGAGGATGCGCGCGGCGACGCGGTCTCCGCGTTCGGATTCCTGCGGGTTCCCGCGTTCGATGACATGCGCGTGCAGCTGTCGACCGGAGCCGACCCTGTCGTCGTGGATGAGGAGAAGTCGGCGACCTTCGAGGTGGCCGACTTCGTGGACGTCGCGCCCGGTGACGACATCGAGCTGCGCTCGAGCGGCGACTTCTCCGTGCAGCGGAACGCCTCGACGTGCGCGCCCGCGAACGGAGATCGCGCGACCTACACGGCCGGCCGCGAAGCACCGTGGAGCGACACCTGCAGCGTCGTGGTGCGCGTCGCCGGACAGTCGTCGTGGAGCGTCGTGCCGGTGCCGATCGTCATCGTGCCCAAGGATCCCCAGGCGATCCTGAGCCCGGTGAGTCGCACCGTGCCGCCGGGGGAGTCGGTCGAGATCGACCCGCTCGCCGATCTCACCTCGTGGGAAGGCGGTCGCGTCGGGAACACCGTCGACCTGGATTTCTCGATTCAGGCGAGCGCACCGTCGTTCGACGTGGCCTTCGCGGGCGGCACGATCGTCGCCTCCGCTCGCGCTGATGCGCGCCCCGGCACGCGCGAATCGGTGCGGGTGAATGTCTCGAGCTTCGGCGGGCTGACGACGACGGTCTCGCTCGTCGTGGGCATCGCGGCACCCGATGCGCCGAAGGGCGCCACGTTCACGAAGCAGTGCGACGTGAGCGCAGGGCCCTGCTCGATCGCTGCTGTGGGCATCCCCGGCGAGTACGACCCGTTCGCCGGCAAGTCCGGATCTGGCCTGAAGCTCGTGAACGTCGGCGCCGACGGAAGCGTGAACTGCCCCATCGCGTCCGTCTCCCGATCCGACGCGAGCCGCATGGTCGCCACCTGGCCATCCGGCGGCAAGCCCGTCGGCGGCGAGTGCGTCGTGCCGTTCACGGTGTCCGACGCGCAGGAGCGCACCGGACAGGGACAGCTGACCCTCGACATCCTGGGCTACCCGCAGACCCCCGCGAGCGTCGTGACCGAAGGGTACGGCCCCAGCTCGGTCACCCTCCGGGTGTCGCTCGGCGAGGCCGTGCACGCGCATCCGTCGGTCTCCGGAGTCGCCATCTACGAGAACGGCTCGCGCGTTGCCGCCGAGTGCACGCCCGCGACGGGCTCCTACCTGTGCGTCGTCTCGGGCCTCGTGAACGGCGCCGAGCACGTCTACACCGCCCGCGCCGTCAACGGTGTGGGGGAGTCGGCCGACACGAGCGGACACCGCACATGGGCCTACGACGCCCCCGTCGTCTCGAGCGTGACCGCTGAGGCCGTCTTCAAGCGCGGCAGCACGACGCGCGAGGTCGGCTGGGTCGAGGCGCGGATCGTCGCCGCTGCCGACGCCGACCGCTTCGAGATCCGCGACAGCGCGAGCCCGGACACCCTCCTCGCCACCGTCGCGCGCTCGGCGGAGACGACGACAGCTGGCTTCCTCGCCCCGGTCGGCGCGGGGCGCACGATCGTCGTGACCCCCATCAGCCGCTACAGCCCGCCGATCGGCACCGGCAACAGCGGTCTCGAGGCGTCGACGATGCTCGCGGTCGCGGGCCTGCCTCGGTACTCCGGATCCGTCACCGGTGTCACGAGCGGATCCGGAGACACCCGGGTCGTGACGATCACGTCGCCGCCGCTCGATGTGAACCACAGCACGGTGCCCGTCGTCGAGAAGTGGGCCGCATGGCGCACCAACGCGGGGACCCCCACCTGCAGCCTCGACGGGGACGGCAACCCGAGGTGGCAGGGGGCGGGCGTTCTCACATCCGACACTCCGGTCGTCGCCGGACTCCAGAAGAACAAGCCGTACCACGTAGGGGTGTGCGGAACAGCCGGCTTCGGTGAGGCGGGGCTCACGAGCGGGGGCTCCTCGCCGATCGTCCCGTTCGACCCGCCCAGCGCGCCGGCGGGCCCGATCACCGTCTCCGTCTCCACGAGCCCGATCAGTTCGTCGGGCCCCGTGCGTGAGTTCGTGTACCGCTGGAGCGCCGTCAGCGTCCCGGCATCGCCCGACGGACACGTCGCCTGGATGCGCGTGGGTTCGGGAGCCTGGACGCAGGGTCCGCTCTCCGACGCAGGACCCGGGACTCCCGCCAGCGGCGAGGCGATGTACTGCCTTGAGGGCGAGAACCCCAATGCGCTGGCCAGCTACTGCGGGGCGAGGACGCCGATCGACGTCTCGACGTCTGGCCCGCCCAACGCCGTGCGTGTGACGTTCCCGACCTGGTGCGTCGCGTCGGCCCAGCCGAGCGATGTGGAGGTGGTGGGCGCGTCCGGTTCGCAGGTGCTCGTCACGATCTCCGGCGACGGCACGCAGTACCTCGTGAACTGGGGAGCACCGTTCGACACGCTCCCCGAGCTCACCTGGTCCGTCGACCTCTGCCCGGTCCCCGACCCCGATCCCGATCCCGATCCCGATCCGGAAGATGGCCCCTGA
- a CDS encoding MoxR family ATPase codes for MTITPEQATWYADTFSLLAENIEQSILGKRHVVELVLATALSGGHVLLEDVPGTGKTALARTLAQTAQGTSSRIQFTPDLLPGDVTGISVFNQKKGEFEFHAGPIFANIVLADEINRASPKTQSALLEVMEEGQVTIDGVTRDVGRPFLVIATQNPVEQAGTYRLPEAQLDRFMIKTSIGYPDDGATLRILQGVASPPQKVQAIVSPETIITMQELARTVYVNPLVSDYILRLVNATRNATEVRLGVSVRGAISLAKLVCTWAASRGRTYVTPDDVRDLAVPALAHRLILEPEAEFDGVTAVEIVGQVLLDVAPPAENGAA; via the coding sequence ATGACCATCACGCCGGAACAGGCCACCTGGTACGCCGATACCTTCAGCCTCCTCGCCGAGAACATCGAGCAGTCGATCCTCGGCAAGCGCCACGTCGTCGAGCTCGTGCTCGCGACGGCACTGTCGGGCGGGCATGTGCTGCTCGAGGACGTGCCGGGCACAGGCAAGACGGCGCTCGCCCGCACCCTCGCCCAGACGGCGCAGGGAACGTCGTCGCGCATCCAGTTCACCCCCGACCTGCTGCCGGGTGATGTGACGGGCATCTCGGTCTTCAACCAGAAGAAGGGCGAGTTCGAGTTCCACGCGGGCCCCATCTTCGCCAACATCGTCCTCGCGGACGAGATCAACCGAGCGAGCCCGAAGACGCAGTCGGCGCTCCTCGAGGTGATGGAGGAGGGCCAGGTCACGATCGACGGCGTCACTCGCGACGTCGGACGCCCGTTCCTCGTCATCGCCACCCAGAACCCCGTCGAGCAGGCGGGCACCTACCGCCTTCCCGAGGCGCAGCTCGACCGCTTCATGATCAAGACCTCGATCGGCTACCCGGATGACGGCGCCACCTTGCGCATCCTCCAGGGTGTCGCCTCCCCGCCGCAGAAGGTGCAGGCGATCGTGAGCCCCGAGACGATCATCACGATGCAGGAGCTCGCGCGCACCGTGTACGTCAACCCGCTCGTGTCGGACTACATCCTGCGACTCGTCAACGCCACCCGCAACGCCACCGAGGTGCGCCTCGGTGTCTCCGTGCGCGGGGCGATCTCCCTCGCGAAGCTCGTGTGCACCTGGGCAGCCTCGCGCGGGCGCACCTACGTGACCCCGGACGACGTGCGCGACCTCGCGGTGCCCGCGCTCGCCCACCGCCTGATCCTCGAGCCCGAGGCGGAGTTCGACGGCGTGACAGCGGTCGAGATCGTCGGACAGGTGCTTCTGGATGTCGCGCCGCCCGCGGAGAACGGCGCAGCCTGA
- a CDS encoding DUF58 domain-containing protein produces the protein MKNDTEARLGRTATVTGTRTRGATVTRYSDTRTGFVAGGQAARRRLVARVGRTVSTAARWLAETVSAAGWLLAAVLVLGLVAGIGWGWAEGWVAAVIAFVLLLVCVPFLLGRHDYAIRLELERDRVVAGSVVSGVLDVANRGERVGFPALIDIPVGDGLVEAHVPLLRSGADYRERLTISAARRGIITVGPMTIGRGDPLGILRREHVWDDVQTIYVHPVTVPIPSTSAGLLRDLEGSPTSTIVDSDLAFHAIRDYAAGDSRRHVHWKSTAKTGKLMVRQYEETRRSRIAVLLDLETARYGSEEEFELAVSVASSLGVQAVRDGRDVLVTASAIIPEYARGRVHSIRTLPTVNPKTFLDGMAGIASSDDVMGLEEVARLTVQAESSLSLVFIVTGSEQQLARLRQAALAFPADVTVVALRCEPGAEPLVRQARELRVLDIGVLHDVSHLMARGVV, from the coding sequence ATGAAGAACGACACCGAGGCCCGACTCGGTCGCACGGCGACCGTCACGGGCACCCGCACGCGCGGAGCGACCGTCACGCGGTACTCCGACACGCGCACGGGGTTCGTCGCGGGCGGGCAGGCTGCCAGGCGGCGCCTCGTCGCGCGCGTCGGGCGCACGGTGTCGACGGCCGCTCGCTGGCTCGCCGAGACGGTGAGCGCGGCGGGCTGGCTGCTCGCCGCGGTGCTCGTGCTCGGGCTCGTCGCCGGGATCGGCTGGGGCTGGGCGGAAGGCTGGGTCGCCGCCGTCATCGCCTTCGTGCTGCTGCTGGTGTGCGTGCCGTTCCTGCTGGGGCGCCACGACTACGCGATCCGGCTCGAGCTCGAACGGGATCGCGTCGTCGCGGGCTCGGTGGTGAGCGGCGTTCTCGACGTCGCGAACCGGGGCGAGCGCGTCGGGTTCCCGGCGCTCATCGACATCCCCGTCGGGGACGGCCTCGTCGAGGCGCATGTGCCCCTGCTGCGCTCCGGCGCCGACTATCGCGAGCGCCTCACCATCTCGGCGGCGCGCCGCGGCATCATCACGGTCGGACCGATGACGATCGGACGCGGCGACCCGCTCGGGATCCTGCGCCGGGAGCACGTGTGGGACGACGTGCAGACGATCTACGTCCACCCGGTGACGGTGCCCATCCCCTCCACCTCCGCAGGACTCCTCCGCGACCTCGAGGGGTCGCCCACCTCGACGATCGTCGACTCCGACCTCGCCTTCCACGCCATCCGCGACTACGCCGCCGGCGACTCCCGACGCCACGTGCACTGGAAGTCGACGGCGAAGACCGGCAAGCTCATGGTCCGCCAGTACGAGGAGACGAGGCGCTCGCGCATCGCAGTGCTGCTCGACCTGGAGACGGCGCGCTACGGATCCGAGGAGGAGTTCGAGCTGGCTGTGAGCGTCGCATCCTCGCTCGGCGTGCAGGCGGTGCGCGACGGGCGCGACGTGCTCGTCACCGCGAGCGCCATCATCCCCGAGTACGCGCGTGGACGCGTGCACTCGATCCGCACGCTGCCCACGGTCAATCCGAAGACGTTCCTCGACGGCATGGCCGGCATCGCGTCGAGTGACGACGTCATGGGGCTCGAGGAGGTCGCGCGGCTCACTGTGCAGGCGGAGTCCTCGCTCTCGCTCGTCTTCATCGTCACGGGATCCGAGCAGCAGCTCGCGCGCCTCAGGCAGGCGGCTCTCGCGTTCCCCGCGGATGTCACCGTCGTCGCCCTGCGCTGCGAACCCGGTGCCGAACCGCTCGTGCGCCAGGCCCGCGAGCTGCGCGTGCTCGACATCGGGGTGCTGCACGACGTCTCCCACCTGATGGCTCGAGGGGTCGTGTGA
- a CDS encoding transglutaminase domain-containing protein, with translation MRRLRSLPDGSGQLWWGLGAIVVSVALAAWAAWPVYDTSRVALVAGAGLLIGAGSVVLGAALGWRWWTMSLAAAGAYLVLVVPVAVPGALTDPSRAIRGLIDGLAGIVLGWKQLLTLTLPVGEYQAVLVPFLVTIAVGTLVATALVIAGGRAAPFAVVPMLGMTFFGAIFGASETGPAVEVGLLRIPAPGYVLLGVLALTVAIAWLLGRTRLTRARAVWAARERTSTVRQQAESRGATARRYALSAGLLVVALGAGLAAAPVATVFGSREVLRDDVDPWLVIQQHPSPLAAYRASFAGEAFERELFTVDAPAEVDRVRIATLDAFDGQTFRVGTGDENRFTRVPRAASSEAPVQITIGEGYSGVWVPIISADAPAPAFTGSRADVLADAFYSSPVLDSAVVVPDRTGVGLQSGDSFRLEAGARPDGGAFATASGGDARLDTSRYPVLDAWIELQDLPRTGASVVELVERLRSRGYLSHASRDDAAGADWIGALTSRADYTFIPVRSGHSTTRIEELFTSLLDQERRAGEGAGPEMLVAAVGDDEQFAAAAALIARHQGFDSRVVVGVRLGSTGADLAVEPCESVCTGAHLTAWAEARAGDGAWTVLDATPQFETAPTLIHEGEELPEHPTLTEQPASEVLEPPSAQNDDAAGSRSDEADDQPWTDALLPIILTVLLSAATVGLLLLPFLVFPIAKSVRRRGRRRAPDPEVAMVGAWDELIDTYVDHGIEVPRGLTRTEIADALDSPGALLLADIVDRAVFSEHPPAHESRVDSWRLLDDERREIVRATRFRTRVRAVLTPASLIQHIRAGELLSRTAGRIRRKGTS, from the coding sequence ATGCGCCGGCTGCGTTCGCTCCCCGACGGCTCCGGGCAGCTTTGGTGGGGCCTTGGCGCCATCGTGGTGTCGGTCGCGCTCGCCGCGTGGGCGGCATGGCCGGTGTATGACACCTCCCGCGTCGCGCTCGTCGCGGGAGCGGGGCTGCTGATCGGCGCGGGCTCCGTCGTGCTGGGAGCCGCTCTCGGCTGGCGCTGGTGGACGATGTCGCTCGCTGCGGCGGGAGCGTACCTCGTGCTCGTCGTCCCCGTCGCCGTGCCGGGCGCCCTGACCGACCCCAGCCGTGCGATCCGGGGCCTCATCGACGGACTCGCGGGCATCGTCCTCGGCTGGAAGCAGCTCCTCACCCTCACGCTGCCTGTGGGCGAGTACCAGGCGGTGCTCGTGCCGTTCCTCGTGACGATCGCGGTCGGCACCCTCGTCGCGACGGCGCTCGTGATCGCGGGAGGCCGTGCGGCGCCGTTCGCCGTCGTGCCGATGCTCGGAATGACCTTCTTCGGCGCGATCTTCGGCGCCTCGGAGACCGGGCCGGCGGTCGAGGTCGGACTGCTGCGGATCCCGGCTCCCGGCTATGTGCTTCTGGGTGTGCTCGCGCTCACCGTCGCCATCGCCTGGCTTCTCGGCCGCACCCGACTGACCCGTGCGCGGGCTGTCTGGGCCGCGCGCGAACGCACCTCCACCGTGCGCCAGCAGGCGGAGTCGCGCGGCGCGACCGCGCGCCGCTACGCGCTCTCGGCTGGCCTGCTCGTCGTGGCGCTCGGTGCCGGTCTCGCGGCCGCGCCTGTCGCGACAGTCTTCGGCTCACGCGAGGTGCTGCGGGACGACGTCGACCCGTGGCTCGTCATCCAGCAGCACCCGAGCCCACTCGCGGCGTACCGCGCGTCGTTCGCCGGGGAGGCGTTCGAGCGCGAGCTGTTCACGGTCGACGCGCCCGCGGAGGTGGACCGTGTGCGCATCGCGACGCTCGACGCCTTCGACGGCCAGACGTTCCGGGTCGGCACGGGCGACGAGAACCGCTTCACGCGTGTTCCGCGTGCGGCGAGCTCGGAGGCTCCCGTGCAGATCACGATCGGCGAGGGCTATTCGGGCGTCTGGGTGCCGATCATCTCCGCCGACGCGCCCGCGCCCGCGTTCACCGGATCGCGGGCGGATGTGCTGGCGGACGCGTTCTACAGCAGCCCGGTTCTCGACTCCGCTGTCGTCGTGCCCGACCGCACGGGAGTCGGCCTCCAGTCAGGAGACAGCTTCCGCCTCGAGGCGGGCGCCCGCCCCGACGGGGGAGCCTTCGCGACCGCGTCCGGCGGCGACGCGCGGCTCGACACGTCCCGGTACCCGGTGCTCGACGCATGGATCGAGCTGCAGGATCTGCCGCGCACCGGTGCGAGCGTCGTGGAGCTCGTGGAGCGTCTGCGCTCGCGGGGCTACCTGAGTCATGCGAGCCGCGATGATGCAGCGGGTGCCGACTGGATCGGCGCGCTCACCTCGCGCGCCGACTACACATTCATCCCCGTGCGCTCGGGCCATTCCACGACCCGCATCGAGGAGCTCTTCACGAGCCTGCTCGATCAGGAGCGCCGCGCGGGCGAGGGTGCGGGGCCGGAGATGCTCGTGGCCGCCGTGGGTGACGACGAGCAGTTCGCTGCGGCCGCCGCGCTCATCGCGCGCCACCAGGGCTTCGATTCGCGTGTCGTCGTGGGCGTGCGGCTGGGCTCGACCGGCGCGGATCTGGCGGTCGAGCCGTGCGAGAGCGTCTGCACGGGCGCGCACCTCACCGCCTGGGCGGAAGCGCGTGCCGGAGACGGTGCCTGGACAGTGCTCGACGCGACCCCCCAGTTCGAGACCGCACCCACCCTCATCCATGAGGGTGAGGAGCTTCCGGAGCATCCGACGCTCACCGAGCAGCCCGCGAGCGAGGTGCTCGAGCCCCCTTCAGCGCAGAATGACGACGCCGCAGGGTCGCGCTCGGACGAGGCCGACGACCAGCCCTGGACCGACGCCCTCCTCCCGATCATCCTCACGGTCCTGCTGTCGGCCGCTACAGTGGGGCTCCTGCTCCTGCCGTTCCTCGTGTTCCCGATCGCGAAGTCGGTGCGTCGCCGCGGTCGTCGCCGCGCGCCGGATCCCGAGGTCGCGATGGTCGGCGCCTGGGACGAGCTCATCGACACCTACGTCGACCACGGCATCGAGGTGCCGCGTGGCCTCACGCGCACCGAGATCGCCGACGCGCTCGACAGCCCGGGTGCGCTCCTGCTCGCCGACATCGTCGATCGCGCCGTATTCTCGGAGCATCCGCCTGCCCACGAATCGCGCGTGGACAGCTGGCGCCTGCTCGACGACGAGCGGCGCGAGATCGTGCGGGCCACCCGCTTCCGCACCCGCGTCCGGGCCGTCCTGACGCCCGCCTCACTCATCCAGCACATCCGCGCGGGGGAGCTCCTGTCCCGCACAGCCGGCCGAATCCGCCGAAAGGGAACGTCATGA